A genomic region of Colletotrichum destructivum chromosome 5, complete sequence contains the following coding sequences:
- a CDS encoding Putative FAD-binding oxidoreductase/transferase, type 4, FAD-linked oxidase-like protein has protein sequence MAPGVYTTTTSTESGSYPTKGSAPKGSAPAPRFLPPGTSVEKFQDFAASLQQAVGKENLQIITQDTALEDGDYLTVDCQTHDMHHLYDREEFVGSALVHPRNVADIQAVVKLCNEFLVPVWTFSKGHNIGYGGAAPRVSGSLVMNLGTHMNRILEVNAEDCYCLVEPGVTYLQMQKYLDDNGLRDKVWLDSPELGYGSMIGNALDHGVGFTPYGDHWMMHCGMEVILANGEVVRTGMGAMQSPEGRRQAAQGVPPQDQHQNECWQLFPYGFGPINDGIFSQSNNAIVTKMGMWLMPAAPGITPFMVTYERDEDLEAVVDIIRPLRVNMVLQNAASLRHISLDASHYHPRTEYTDNPDMPLTEEQLDAAAKKVNLGRWVYIGAAYGPEPIRKAHLEITKREMTKVPGSRWFLLEDRKEEFSTLHCRADTMRGLPTWDELRWLNHWIPNCTFLSFSPISKVDGKSAMKQYTMAKKRFAEARLDYFGILSIGMREMHNIVCIVYNREDPDMRRRAQWLVRTMIQDCADNGWGEFRTHVALMDQIADTYDFNDHALGRLNQTIKDALDPNGILAPGKSGVWPKSYDKSKWALKKDYIK, from the exons ATGGCACCCGGTGTctacaccaccaccaccagcacgGAGAGTGGCTCCTATCCCACAAAGGGCTCCGCGCCAAAGGGCTCCGCGCCCGCCCCGCGgttcctcccccccggcACCTCGGTCGAAAAGTTCCAAGACTTCGCAGCCAGCCTCCAGCAGGCGGTAGGGAAGGAGAACCTGCAAATCATCACCCAAGATACCGCGCTGGAAGATGGCGACTACCTCACGGTCGACTGCCAGACGCACGACATGCACCATCTGTACGACCGGGAGGAGTTCGTTGGCAGCGCCCTCGTCCATCCGCGGAACGTGGCCGACATCCAGGCCGTGGTCAAGCTGTGCAACGAGTTCCTGGTCCCCGTGTGGACCTTCAGCAAGGGCCACAACATCGGctacggcggcgccgcccccaGGGTCTCGGGGAGCCTGGTCATGAACCTGGGCACGCACATGAACCGCATCCTCGAGGTCAACGCCGAGGACTGCTACtgcctcgtcgagcccggcgtGACCTATCTCCAGATGCAGAAgtacctcgacgacaacggcctGCGCGACAAGGTCTGGCTGGACTCGCCGGAGCTCGGCTACGGCTCCATGATCGGCAACGCGCTGGACCACGGGGTCGGCTTCACCCCCTACGGCGACCACTGGATGATGCACTGCGGCATGGAGgtcatcctcgccaacgGAGAGGTCGTCCGTACGGGCATGGGCGCCATGCAGAGCCCCGAGGGTCGGAGGCAGGCTGCCCAGGGCGTGCCTCCTCAGGACCAGCACCAGAACGAGTGCTGGCAGCTTTTCCCCTACGGCTTCGGCCCCATCAACGACGGCATCTTCTCTCAGAGCAACAacgccatcgtcaccaagaTGGGCATGTGG CTTATGCCTGCCGCGCCTGGCATCACCCCATTCATGGTGACGTACGAGAGGGATGAGGACCTCGAGGCTGTTGTCGACATCATCCGTCCCCTCCGTGTT AACATGGTTCTTCAAAACGCTGCTAGTCTCCGCCACATCTCGCTTGATGCATCGCACTATCACCCTAGAACGGAGTACACCGACAACCCCGACATGCCCCTCACGGAGGAGCAGCTGgatgcggcggcgaagaaggtcAACCTGGGGCGCTGGGTTTACATCGGAGCCGCCTACGGGCCCGAGCCGATCCGCAAGGCCCATCTCGAGATCACCAAGCGGGAGATGACCAAGGTCCCCGGCAGCAGGTGGTTCCTGCTCGAGGATCGCAAGGAGGAGTTCAGCACCTTGCACTGCCGCGCCGATACCATGAGGGGCCTGCCAACATGGGACGAGCTGCGGTGGTTGAACCA CTGGATCCCCAACTGCAcgtttctttccttctcgccCATCTCCAAGGTCGACGGAAAGTCGGCCATGAAGCAGTACaccatggccaagaagcgcTTTGCCGAGGCCAGGCTTGACTACTTTGGCATTCTCAGCATCGGCATGCGTGAAATGC ACAACATTGTGTGCATTGTGTACAACCGCGAGGACCCCGACATGCGGCGCCGCGCGCAGTGGCTCGTCCGCACCATGATCCAGGACTGCGCCGACAACGGCTGGGGCGAGTTCCGCACGCACGTGGCTCTGATGGACCAAATCGCCGACACGTACGACTTCAACGACCACGCGCTCGGCAGGCTGAACCAGACCATCAaggacgccctcgacccCAACGGCATCCTGGCGCCCGGGAAGAGCGGCGTCTGGCCCAAGAGCTACGACAAATCCAAGTGGGCGCTGAAGAAGGACTATATCAAGTAG
- a CDS encoding Putative aromatic prenyltransferase, which translates to MAPAVTLNHDTDTPLRSPDKLDTIARSSKSSHTIPIDPPLNPKHRWWWDRCAPLLNSLLNSAGSYTPEEKADHLRVFRDVVVPSFGTPTPEAKVKPLLTYDGSTFEPSWNFTKGDDGVIRYTFEPLGDNAGSEEDPFAGEIGRSMMPVLSRVSSDVDLRWYEQIVNAWFVTPDEAAAARQNMPASVQRIPQVFLAYDMKRAKRVLKAYLFPVLKHFATGATTSDLVFDLIPKLQPFGDKLAAPAAKLRKYLAGCREPCLVEMMAIDCVDPGKARVKVYARTASNSRSVLADVFTLGGAQTDEVTLRGVETAEKVWHLLLDEPEGMTPDQRKECRDTRTLHKGICFAFELRPGAERIDIKAHLPWGQTSRSDARTVDNFSRALRNLGWDESADKFHRGASAAAKL; encoded by the coding sequence ATGGCACCCGCTGTCACCTTGAACCATGACACCGACACACCACTAAGGTCGCCAGACAAGCTCGACACCATCGCCCGTTCGTCCAAGAGCAGCCACACAATCCCAATCGATCCCCCCTTGAACCCAAAGCatcggtggtggtgggacAGGTGCGCGCCGCTGCTGAACAGCCTTCTCAACAGCGCGGGATCGTACACCCCTGAAGAGAAGGCGGACCACCTGCGCGTCTTCCGCGATGTCGTCGTGCCTTCGTTCGGGACGCCGACGCCCGAGGCCAAAGTCAAGCCCCTCCTCACGTACGACGGCTCGACCTTTGAGCCGTCGTGGAACTTCaccaagggcgacgacggcgtcatcCGCTACACCTTTGAGCCTCTCGGCGACAACGCCGGTTCCGAGGAGGACCCCTTTGCCGGCGAGATCGGCCGCTCCATGATGCCCGTCCTCTCCCGGGTCTCGTCCGACGTCGATCTGCGGTGGTACGAGCAGATCGTCAACGCGTGGTTCGTCACGCccgacgaggcggccgcggcgcggCAAAACATGCCCGCCTCCGTCCAGCGCATCCCCCAGGTCTTCCTCGCCTACGACATGAAGCGCGCCAAGCGCGTCCTCAAAGCCTACCTCTTCCCCGTGCTGAAGCACTTCGCGACGGGGGCCACGACGTcggacctcgtcttcgacctgATCCCCAAGCTGCAGCCCTTTGGCGACAAGctcgccgcgccggccgcgaAGCTGCGGAAGTACCTGGCAGGCTGCAGAGAGCCGTGCCTCGTCGAGATGATGGCCATCGACTGCGTCGACCCGGGGAAGGCCCGCGTCAAGGTCTACGCGCGCACGGCGTCCAACTCCCGATCCGTGCTGGCGGACGTCTTCACCCTCGGCGGGGCCCAGACCGACGAGGTGACGCTCAGGggcgtcgagacggccgagaaggtctggcacctcctgctcgacgagccGGAGGGCATGACGCCGGACCAGCGCAAGGAGTGCCGGGACACGCGCACCCTGCACAAGGGCATCTGCTTCGCGTTCGAGCTGAGGCCCGGGGCGGAGCGCATCGACATCAAGGCCCATCTGCCGTGGGGCCAGACTTCACGGAGCGATGCCCGGACAGTGGACAACTTCTCCCGAGCGTTGAGGAACCTGGGCTGGGACGAGTCTGCGGACAAGTTTCACAGAGGAGCCTCTGCGGCCGCCAAACTGTGA
- a CDS encoding Putative glycoside hydrolase family 11, concanavalin A-like lectin/glucanase domain superfamily encodes MRSFASLFTATLAAVGALAAPAAEPVTTTDLIKRQSTPSTQGTHNGYFYSWWTDGASPVTYTNGAAGAYSVQWKSGGNFVGGKGWKTGGPKTIKYSGTWSPVNNGNSYLTVYGWTKNPLIEYYIVENHGEYNPGSAGTLKGQVTSDGSVYKLYESTRTNAPSIEGTKTFKQFWAIREKKRTGGTVTTQNFFTAWKNAGMNLGTTFDYMIVATEGYKSAGSASIKVETAA; translated from the exons ATGCGCTCTTTCGCTTCCCTCTTCACGGCCaccctggccgccgtcggtgccctcgccgcccccgccgccgagcccgtcaccaccaccgaccTCATCAAGCGCCAGTCCACCCCGTCCACCCAGGGCACCCACAACGGCTACTTCTACAGCTGGTGGACCGACGGCGCGTCCCCCGTCACCTACaccaacggcgccgccggcgcctaCAGCGTCCAGTGGAAGTCCGGCGGCAacttcgtcggcggcaagggctgGAAGACGGGCGGCCCCAAGACCATCAAGTACTCCGGCACCTGGTCCCCCGTCAACAACGGTAACAGCTACCTGACCGTCTACGGCTGGACCAAGAACCCT CTCATCGAGTACTACATCGTCGAGAACCACGGCGAGTACAACCCGGGCAGCGCCGGCACCCTCAAGGGCCAGGTCACCAGCGACGGCTCCGTCTACAAGCTGTACGAGAGCACCCGCACCAACGCCCCCAGCATCGAGGGCACCAAGACCTTCAAGCAGTTCTGGGCCATccgcgagaagaagcgcaccggcggcaccgtcaccACCCAAAACTTTTTCACCGCCTGGAAGAACGCCGGCATGAACCTCGGCACCACCTTTGACTACATGATCGTCGCCACCGAGGGCTACAAGTCCGCCGGCTCCGCCAGCATCAAGGTCGAGACCGCTGCGTAG
- a CDS encoding Putative amino acid/polyamine transporter I, amino acid permease, translating to MDNDMKKDAAALERTGSQTGALNGNGNGNGNGNGDDDYRLAQLGHAQELKRQFSLPALGALCLCLMATWEALSTVIAPALLSGGAPCLFYNLIASTICTVCIASSLGEIASIYPTAGGQYHWVAALSPPSTRSAAAFTTGWVSVGGQVVLTSSAAFAAGLQAQALIVLNNDGSYAPARWQGMLFYWAVLAYGMAMNIWGHRLLPSANLIAGVLHVVGFLAILIVLGVMAPKNSASFVFTEFVNSSGWESDGVSWLVGLISAVYPFLGYDAACHLAEELPNASRNVPLAMVGSVAINGLMGLVYGTVLLFSTGPLDALLATPTGFPFMQIFTDATRSLPAATLLSLLIVLTAVAATVAGITSTSRTLWAFARDRATPYDRHLGRVDARQQIPVHAVVLVTVLQMLLGFIYLGNTTAFNAILSMAIIGMYSSYIAPIAYMMAYGRRTLKPSDYGPFRLGPVLGPVLNAVSLVWMVVVIVFSTFPSAMPVTPQTMNYSVVVMAGWLLFGVVYYVSFGRHKFEVPSVSNVVTGISVSADV from the exons ATGGACAACGACATGAAGAAAGACGCCGCGGCACTCGAAAGGACCGGCTCCCAGACGGGGGCcctcaacggcaacggcaacggcaacggcaacgggaatggcgacgacgactaccGGCTGGCCCAGCTCGGGCACGCGCAGGAGTTGAAGAGACAGTTCTCCCTGCCGGCCCTCGGGGCGCTCTGTCTCTGCCTCATGGCAACCTGGGAGGCTCTGTCGACCGTCATCGCGCCGGCCCTGctgagcggcggcgcgccTTGCCTGTTTTATAATCT CATAGCCTCCACCATATGCACCGTCTGCATCGCTTCCTCGCTCGGGGAGATTGCTTCGATATACCCGACTGCCGGAG GCCAATACCACTGGGTCGCAGCCCTctccccgccgtcgacccggtccgccgccgccttcaccaCCGGCTGGgtctccgtcggcggccaggtcgtcctgacctcctccgccgccttcgccgccggcctccaggcccaggccctcatcgtcctcaacAACGACGGCTCCTACGCCCCGGCCCGCTGGCAGGGCATGCTCTTCTACTGGGCCGTCCTCGCCTACGGCATGGCCATGAACATCTGGGGCCACAGGCTGCTGCCCTCCGCCAACCTGATCGCCG GAGTCCTCCACGTTGTCGGgttcctcgccatcctcatcgtGCTGGGCGTCATGGCCCCCAAAAACAGCGCCTCCTTCGTCTTCACCGAGTTCGTCAACTCCAGCGGCTGGGAGAGCGACGGCGTCTCGTGGCTCGTCGGGCTCATCAGCGCAGTCTACCCCTTTCTCGG CTACGACGCCGCCTGccacctcgccgaggagctcccCAACGCAAGCCGTAACGTGCCCCTCGCCATGGTCGGCAGCGTCGCCATCAACGGCCTCATGGGCCTCGTCTACGGcaccgtcctcctcttctccacggggcccctcgacgccctcctcgccacccCGACCGGCTTCCCCTTCATGCAGATCTTCACCGACGCCACCCGCTCCCTCCCGGCCGCCACCCTCCTGtccctcctcatcgtcctcaccgccgtcgccgccaccgtcgccggcatcaccTCCACCTCGCGCACCCTCTGGGCCTTCGCCCGCGACAGGGCCACCCCCTACGACcgccacctcggccgcgtcgacgcccgccAGCAGATCCCCGtccacgccgtcgtcctcgtcaccgtcctGCAGATGCTGCTCGGCTTCATCTACCTCGGCAACACGACCGCCTTCAACGCCATCCTGTCCatggccatcatcggcatgTACTCGAGCTACATCGCCCCGATCGCCTACATGATGGCCTACGGCCGCAGGACCCTGAAGCCGTCCGACTATGGGCCCTTCAGGCTCGGCCCCGTGCTCGGCCCCGTCCTGAACGCCGTCAGCCTCGTCTGgatggtcgtcgtcatcgtcttcagcACCTTCCCCTCGGCCATGCCCGTCACGCCGCAGACTATGAACTactccgtcgtcgtcatggcgGGATGGCTTCTTTTTGGCGTCGTCTACTACGTGTCCTTTGGCAGGCACAAGTTCGAGGTGCCATCCGTCAGCAACGTCGTGACCGGTATCTCCGTCTCCGCGGATGTTTGA
- a CDS encoding Putative NAD(P)-binding domain, NAD(P)-binding domain superfamily, which produces MEPRKVQTVALAGATGNVGKWTLKALVADGFRVTVLARRQASFPDGVAVKVVDFGSSDALTEALRGHDAFVDCTLVHDDTPARLMDAAAAAGVYRYIPSDFSLDLHNRNVHGLPVFFRKDANDRHLFRTCEETGMTWSVVCNGAFLDWNLRSGFMNIDVHGRRVDYIGDGANVHAWTTLEATGKAVSGALRRAAETENRPVYVHSVNKSQRQMADLCKEALGGADDDWEESRSDMDEVLAGALREFHAGNFGWNVLGDMIRYANSRPDFSCPWEKSDNALLGVETMTDDEVKGLIRAIAAEKTVSASTTFSSRTVV; this is translated from the exons ATGGAACCACGCAAAGTACAAACCGTGGCGCTCGCGGGT GCAACCGGCAACGTTGGCAAGTGGACTCTGAAAGCCCTGGTCGCAGATGGCTTCCGCGTGACCGTTCTGGCTCGCAGACAGGCGTCCTTCCCCGACGGAGTGGCTGTCAAGGTGGTCGACTTCGGCTCGTCCGACGCCTTGACGGAGGCGTTGAGAGGGCACGACGCCTTTGTCGACTGCACGCTCGTCCACGACGACACCCCGGCGCGGCTCATggacgcggccgcggccgcgggggTCTATCGCTACATCCCGTCGGACTTCAGCCTGGACCTCCACAACCGCAACGTCCACGGGCTGcccgtcttcttccgcaaGGACGCCAACGACAGGCACCTCTTCCGGACGTGCGAGGAGACGGGCATGACCTGGAGCGTCGTCTGCAACGGGGCGTTCCTGGACTGGAACCTGCGCTCCGGCTTCATGAACATCGACGTCCACGGGCGGAGAGTCGACTACATCGGCGACGGGGCCAACGTCCACGCCTGGACGACGCTCGAGGCGACCGGCAAAGCCGTCTCCGGGGCcctgcgccgcgccgccgagacggagaacaGGCCGGTCTACGTGCACTCCGTCAACAAGAGCCAGAGGCAGATGGCGGACCTCTGCAAGGAGGCCCTGGGAggggccgacgacgactgggaGGAGTCGCGATCGGACATGGACGAGGTGCTCGCCGGGGCTCTGCGGGAATTCCACGCCGGCAACTTTGGGTGGAACGTCTTGGGCGACATGATCCGGTACGCCAACTCGAGGCCGGACTTCTCGTGCCCCTGGGAGAAGAGCGACAACGCCTTGTTGGGGGTCGAGACgatgacggacgacgaggtgaAGGGGCTGATCAGGGCCATtgcggccgagaagacggtgTCAGCTTCGACAACATTTTCAAGCAGAACAGTTGTGTGA
- a CDS encoding Putative copper amine oxidase translates to MASIPHPLSALSMAETNRARDIVLAAHPGSVLDFRQLYVLEPPKAEVIKFLDLEHSGKLTASSPRPARCAQVFYDVIGGASKVQYTESVVDLDLGKVVDQKVIDPEHQASLTIYDFETLAQAVERSALFKEKIAELQLPEGFEVVVEPWPYGAPDPADGDTRFFQALIFARDTRSGNPDSNFYAYPLPLIPVMDAGTKEIVRIDELATGGKGDALSGKTHKPTVVDHCRDSEYVPELLPNGTRADLKPLTVVQPEGPSFSVTDGNLVEWQKWRMRVTFNPREGAVIHDVRYDGRPVMYRLSMSDMTVPYADPRPPFHRKQAFDFGDGGLGNAVNNLTLGCDCLGVIKYFDGVLTDAKGNAVETKNVICLHEQDNGINWKHTNWRTGRAVVTRRRELVVQFIITLANYEYIFNFKFDQAAGIVVEARATGIVSVVNIDEGKTAPWGNVVSPGALAQNHQHVFCVRIDPSVDGHENTVVQEESLPLRADPRTNPNGNMYEVRRTPIATSGGFDAAPMSNRVFKVQNAAKTNPVSGKPVAYKITPPPTQLLLADPDSVQSRRALFARHHLWVTRYRDHELYAGGRYTLQSKAEVGGVKDAADRNEDVLDKDVVVWSVFGLTHNPRVEDWPVMPVEMLQLHITPSDFFTGNPALDVPSNKDIGSQLTTGNQGCCAKEDVAIRSNL, encoded by the exons ATGGCTTCGATCCCACATCCCTTGTCGGCTCTGTCCATGGCAGAGACCAACCGGGCCCGTGACATCGTCCTTGCCGCCCATCCCGGATCCGTCCTCGACTTCAGACAGCTCTACGTGCTGGAACCGCCAAAGGCCGAGGTCATCAagttcctcgacctcgagcacTCGGGCAAACTCACAgcttcgtcgccgagaccGGCGAGGTGCGCCCAGGTCTTTTACGATGTCATTGGCGGCGCCAGCAAAGTACAGTACACCGAGTCCGTCGtggacctcgacctcggcaaggtcgtcgaccAGAAGGTCATTGATCCCGAGCACCAGGCGAGCTTAACGAT ATATGATTTCGAGACcctcgcccaggccgtcgagcGCTCGGCACTCTTCAAGGAGAAGATCGCCGAGCTCCAGCTGCCCGAGGGCTTCGAGGTGGTCGTCGAGCCGTGGCCGTACGGCGCCCCGGACCCGGCGGACGGGGACACGCGGTTCTTCCAGGCGCTCATCTTCGCCCGGGACACGCGGAGCGGCAACCCGGACTCCAACTTCTACGCCTACCCCCTGCCGCTGATCCCCGTCATGGACGCCGGCACCAAGGAGATTGTGcgcatcgacgagctcgccaccggcggcaaggggGACGCCCTCAGCGGCAAGACGCACAAGcccaccgtcgtcgaccacTGCCGGGACAGCGAGTACGTGCCGGAGCTGCTGCCCAACGGCACGCGCGCGGACCTGAAGCCCCTGACCGTCGTCCAGCCCGAGGGGCCCAGCTTCTCGGTGACGGacggcaacctcgtcgaGTGGCAGAAGTGGCGCATGCGCGTCACCTTCAACCCGCGCGAGGGCGCCGTTATTCACGATGTCCGGTACGACGGCCGTCCGGTGATGTACCGTCTCAGCATGAGCGACATG ACCGTACCATATGCCGACCCTCGGCCGCCCTTTCATCGCAAGCAGGCGTTCGACtttggtgatggtggcctcGGTAATGCCGTCAACAACTTGACTCTGGGCTGCGACTGTCTCGGTGTCATCAAG TACTTCGACGGTGTCCTCACCGACGCCAAGGGCAACGCGGTCGAGACCAAAAACGTCATCTGCCTCCACGAGCAGGACAACGGCATCAACTGGAAGCACACCAACTGGCGAaccggccgcgccgtcgtcacgcggcgccgcgagctcgtcgtgCAGTTCATCATCACCCTCGCCAACTACGAGTACATTTTCAACTTCAAGTTCGACCAggcggccggcatcgtcgtggAGGCGCGCGCCACGGGcatcgtctccgtcgtcaatatcgacgagggcaagacgGCGCCCTGGGGCAACGTCGTCAGCCCCGGCGCGCTGGCGCAGAACCACCAGCACGTCTTCTGCGTGCGCATCGACCCGtccgtcgacggccacgagAACACGGTCGTGCAGGAGGagtcgctgccgctgcgggCCGACCCGCGGACGAACCCGAACGGCAACATGTACGAGGTGCGCCGGACGCCCATTGCGACCTcgggcggcttcgacgcggcgccgatgagcaACCGCGTCTTCAAGGTGCAGAACGCGGCCAAGACGAACCCGGTCAGCGGCAAGCCCGTCGCATACAAGATCACGCCGCCCCCGAcgcagctgctgctggcggaCCCAGACAGCGTGCAATCGCGGCGGGCGCTGTTCGCGCGGCACCACCTCTGGGTGACGCGGTACCGGGACCACGAGCTCTacgccggcgggcggtacACGCTGCAGAGcaaggccgaggtcggcggcgtcaaggacgCGGCCGACCGGAACGAGGACGTCCTGGACAAGGACGTCGTGGTATGGAGCGTCTTCGGGCTGACCCACAACCCGCGCGTCGAGGACTGGCCGGTGAT GCCCGTCGAGATGTTGCAGCTGCACATCACGCCCTCGGACTTCTTCACGGGTAACCCGGCGCTCGACGTGCCCTCGAACAAGGACATCGGCTCTCAGCTCACGACAGGCAACCAGGGCTGCTGTGCCAAGGAGGACGTAGCCATCCGGAGCAATTTGTGA
- a CDS encoding Putative tetratricopeptide-like helical domain superfamily, whose translation MPPLPSPPPPHQIISRTLRNAGCLTRPPRAKKLPPPHSRLNSTSQAVSHGRARPPTTCPTTPARRGFCASGHHRDSDSAADMTPPSAGGGLPRSNSCRTHARARLQDTLTADLLERLRRFWFKHLKTDDAYILPQKSQMGRWFFSDADFDQVCVRKYRPVLEAMRSARTTSKDLLSILRPSTPLQWLGLVLLLDQVPRNVYRGPESSVVFNFFDPVAREVAQHAIDAGAPTHHRVRYRVAYRMWFYLPLMHSEDLALHDAAVGHYRRMRDDFEELMAGDGAAGPDDQRKCWGVLTARREAARDLLETNYDFEMKHRDIIVQFGRYPHRNAAMGRPSTAEERDYLDNGGETFNNNSGGGGGGK comes from the exons AtgcctcctcttccttctcctcctcctcctcatcagATCATAAGCCGCACCCTTCGAAATGCGGGGTGCCTTACCCGTCCTCCGCGGGCGAagaagctgccgccgccgcactcCAGGCTCAACTCAACCTCGCAGGCGGTGAGCCACGGGAGAGCTCGCCCTCCCACGACAtgcccgacgacgcccgcgaGACGAGGCTTTTGCGCTTCAGGTCACCATCGCGACTCTGACTCTGCCGCCGAcatgacgccgccgtccgccggAGGGGGTCTGCCCCGGTCCAACTCCTGCAGGACGCACGCGAGGGCCCGCCTCCAGGATACGCTCACGGCCGACTTGCTCGAAAGGCTCCGCCGCTTCTGGTTCAAGCACCTCAAGACGGACGACGCCTACATCCTGCCGCAGAAGAGCCAGATGGGGCGGTGGTTCTTTTCCGACGCCGACTTTGACCAGGTTTGCGT GAGAAAGTACCGTcccgtcctcgaggccatgaggTCGGCGCGGACAACGAGCAAAGACCTGCTCTCCATCCTGAGGCCCTCCACACCCCTGCAGtggctcggcctcgtcctcctcctggaCCAGGTCCCGCGCAACGTCTACCGCGGCCCGGAGTCGTCCGTCGTCTTCAACTTCTTCGACCCCGTCGCCCGCGAGGTCGCCCAGcacgccatcgacgccggcgccccGACCCACCACCGGGTCCGGTACCGCGTCGCCTACCGCATGTGGTTCTACCTGCCCCTCATGCACTCCGAGGACCTCGCGCtgcacgacgccgccgtcggccactACCGCCGCATGAGGGACGACTTCGAGGAGCTcatggccggcgacggcgccgccgggcccGACGACCAGCGCAAGTGCTGGGGAGTGCTGACCGCCCGCCGCGAGGCCGCCCGGGATCTGCTCGAGACCAACTACGACTTTGAGATGAAGCACCGGGACATCATCGTGCAGTTCGGGCGGTACCCCCACAGGAACGCCGCCATGGGccggccctcgacggccgaggagagggATTAtctcgacaacggcggcgagacgTTCAACAACAatagcggcggcggcggcggcggaaagTAA